The proteins below are encoded in one region of Pseudonocardia sp. DSM 110487:
- a CDS encoding acyl-CoA dehydrogenase family protein yields MEQVAYTDRVRRLTTEHLVPLTREDGRINRPLVSAMGDLGLLRDLYGGRPDEPPRDAAAMQLCLLRETIAAICPEAETALALQGLGSYPILQSGTAAAVDRWIPGVVKGDVVAAFALTEPGAGSDAAALSLRAEADGDGWRLTGEKLWISNAPDADVYTVFARTSGAGARGVTAFAVAGDSPGLSGEHLDMLSPHPIGSLMFDGVRVERADVLGEVDAGFRVAMRTLDLFRPSVGAFAVGMAQAALDATISHVTSREAYGGPLSAQQAVAHAIADMATDLEAARLLVHAAARAYDASAERSTVTRSAAMAKLFATEAAGRIVDRCVQLHGARALQRGHPLEHLYRDVRAPRIYEGASEVQRTIIAREILGRTNR; encoded by the coding sequence ATGGAGCAGGTCGCCTACACCGATCGCGTCCGCAGGCTCACGACCGAGCACCTCGTCCCGCTCACCCGCGAGGACGGCCGGATCAACCGCCCGCTCGTGTCCGCCATGGGCGACCTCGGGCTGCTCAGGGACTTGTACGGCGGCCGCCCGGACGAACCGCCCCGCGACGCCGCGGCGATGCAGCTGTGCCTGCTGCGCGAGACCATCGCCGCGATCTGCCCCGAGGCCGAGACCGCGCTCGCCCTGCAGGGGCTGGGCAGCTACCCGATCCTGCAGTCGGGCACGGCCGCAGCCGTCGACCGCTGGATCCCGGGCGTGGTGAAGGGCGACGTCGTCGCGGCGTTCGCGCTCACCGAACCGGGCGCCGGATCCGACGCCGCGGCGCTGTCGCTGCGCGCCGAGGCCGACGGCGATGGCTGGCGCCTCACCGGGGAGAAGCTCTGGATCTCCAACGCGCCCGACGCGGACGTCTACACCGTGTTCGCCCGGACGTCCGGCGCCGGAGCGCGGGGCGTCACCGCCTTCGCCGTGGCAGGCGACTCCCCCGGTCTGTCCGGCGAGCACCTCGACATGCTCTCGCCGCACCCGATCGGCAGCCTCATGTTCGACGGGGTGCGCGTCGAACGAGCCGACGTGCTCGGCGAGGTCGACGCCGGATTCCGGGTGGCCATGCGCACGCTCGACCTGTTCCGGCCGAGCGTCGGTGCGTTCGCCGTGGGTATGGCGCAGGCCGCGCTCGACGCCACGATCAGCCACGTCACCAGCCGCGAGGCCTACGGCGGGCCCCTGTCGGCGCAACAGGCGGTGGCGCACGCGATCGCGGACATGGCCACCGACCTGGAGGCCGCGCGGCTGCTCGTCCACGCCGCCGCCCGCGCCTACGACGCCAGTGCCGAGCGGTCCACTGTCACCCGCTCCGCGGCGATGGCCAAGCTGTTCGCCACCGAGGCCGCGGGGCGCATCGTCGACCGGTGTGTGCAGCTGCACGGCGCCCGTGCGCTGCAGCGGGGCCACCCGCTCGAACACCTCTACCGTGACGTCCGGGCGCCCCGCATCTACGAGGGCGCCTCGGAGGTCCAGCGCACGATCATCGCTCGCGAGATCCTGGGGAGGACCAA
- a CDS encoding bifunctional salicylyl-CoA 5-hydroxylase/oxidoreductase — protein sequence MRIAVIGGGPGGLYFAALAKQLGSLQGIDHEITVWERNAADDTFGFGVVFSDETLGGIEHADPAVHAAMEREFARWDDIDVHFRGQTITSGGHGFAAMGRKRLLQILQGRCRELGVDVRFSTEAPDVEELRQEHDLVVASDGLNSAVRAKYADHFGPDLDVRRCRYMWLGTDTVFEAFTFDIRETEHGVMQMHGYPFDEHGSTFIVEMHDDVWRRAGFQESEALTLCPGESDTRSVEAVSEVFADVLAGGRVLANNSRWISFTTVRNARWCHENVVLLGDAAHTAHFSIGSGTKLAMEDALALAACLHEAGDIPVALAAYEAERRPVVASTQRAAQASLEWFENLGQYVHQPPMQFAFNILTRSRRVTYDNLRLRDPKFVADVDAWFAGAEEPRPPMFHPFRLGELELVNRVVVSPMDMYVAVDGMPTDFHLVHLGGKALGGAGLVMTEMVCVSPEGRITPGCTGLWTDEQAAAWRRITEFVHSSSQAKIGLQLGHSGPKGSTKLMWEGIDQPLDSGNWPVVGPSERPYREGVNQVPKALDRDGMDAIVAEFVAATERGARAGFDLVELHCAHGYLLSSFLSPVTNRRTDEYGGPIENRLRFPLEVFTAMREVWPADKPMTVRISATDWVEDGITLDDTCEVVRAFERAGAAAIDVSTGQVTPEERPAFGRSYQTPFADAIRNVLKVPTIAVGVISSPDDVNTIILSGRADLCAVGRAHLYDPNWTLHAAVEQDYDGPGAVWPDPWRAGRRKPQTGRSDGPKPRLELIRRQASDGHQRWRPATRPIAPVRRPAG from the coding sequence GTGCGCATCGCAGTCATCGGAGGAGGCCCCGGCGGCCTGTACTTCGCGGCGCTGGCGAAGCAGCTCGGCTCACTGCAGGGGATCGACCACGAGATCACGGTCTGGGAGCGCAACGCCGCCGACGACACGTTCGGCTTCGGCGTCGTGTTCTCCGACGAGACACTCGGCGGGATCGAGCACGCCGACCCCGCGGTGCACGCGGCGATGGAGCGGGAGTTCGCGCGGTGGGACGACATCGACGTCCACTTCCGCGGGCAGACGATCACCAGCGGGGGCCACGGGTTCGCCGCGATGGGCCGCAAGCGCCTGCTCCAGATCCTCCAGGGGCGCTGCCGGGAGCTCGGCGTCGACGTGCGCTTCTCCACCGAGGCGCCCGACGTGGAGGAGCTCCGGCAGGAGCACGACCTGGTGGTGGCGAGCGACGGCCTCAACTCGGCGGTCCGCGCCAAGTACGCCGACCACTTCGGCCCGGACCTCGACGTCCGCCGCTGCCGCTACATGTGGCTGGGCACCGACACCGTCTTCGAGGCCTTCACCTTCGACATCCGCGAGACCGAGCACGGCGTCATGCAGATGCACGGCTACCCGTTCGACGAGCACGGCAGCACGTTCATCGTCGAGATGCACGACGACGTGTGGCGGCGCGCGGGCTTCCAGGAGTCCGAGGCGCTCACCCTCTGCCCGGGCGAGTCCGACACGCGATCGGTCGAGGCCGTGAGCGAGGTCTTCGCCGACGTCCTCGCCGGGGGACGCGTGCTCGCGAACAACTCGCGGTGGATCAGCTTCACCACCGTGCGCAACGCGCGCTGGTGCCACGAGAACGTGGTGCTGCTCGGCGATGCCGCCCACACCGCCCACTTCTCGATCGGCTCCGGCACGAAGCTGGCGATGGAGGACGCGCTGGCCCTGGCCGCGTGCCTGCACGAGGCCGGTGACATCCCGGTGGCGCTCGCGGCGTACGAGGCCGAGCGCAGGCCCGTGGTGGCGTCCACGCAGCGGGCCGCGCAGGCGAGCCTGGAGTGGTTCGAGAACCTCGGCCAGTACGTCCACCAGCCGCCGATGCAGTTCGCGTTCAACATCCTCACCCGCAGCCGGCGCGTCACCTACGACAACCTGCGGCTGCGCGACCCGAAGTTCGTGGCCGATGTGGACGCATGGTTCGCCGGGGCCGAGGAACCCCGGCCGCCGATGTTCCACCCGTTCCGCCTCGGCGAGCTGGAGCTGGTCAACCGGGTCGTCGTCTCGCCGATGGACATGTATGTCGCCGTCGACGGTATGCCCACCGACTTCCACCTGGTCCACCTCGGTGGGAAGGCGCTCGGCGGCGCGGGCCTCGTCATGACGGAGATGGTGTGCGTGTCGCCGGAGGGACGGATCACGCCCGGCTGCACCGGCCTGTGGACCGACGAGCAGGCCGCGGCGTGGCGGCGCATCACCGAGTTCGTCCACTCCTCGTCACAGGCGAAGATCGGCCTGCAGCTGGGCCACTCCGGCCCCAAGGGGTCGACCAAGCTGATGTGGGAGGGCATCGACCAGCCCCTCGACTCCGGCAACTGGCCCGTCGTCGGGCCGTCGGAGCGCCCCTACCGAGAGGGCGTCAACCAGGTGCCCAAGGCGCTCGACCGCGATGGCATGGACGCGATCGTCGCCGAGTTCGTCGCGGCCACGGAGCGGGGTGCGCGCGCCGGCTTCGACCTCGTGGAGCTGCACTGCGCCCACGGCTACCTGTTGTCGTCGTTCCTGTCACCGGTCACCAACCGCCGCACCGATGAGTACGGCGGGCCGATCGAGAACCGGCTGCGGTTCCCACTCGAGGTCTTCACCGCGATGCGCGAGGTGTGGCCGGCCGACAAGCCGATGACCGTCCGGATCTCGGCCACCGACTGGGTGGAGGACGGCATCACCCTCGACGACACGTGCGAGGTCGTGCGCGCCTTCGAGCGGGCCGGGGCAGCGGCCATCGACGTGTCGACCGGGCAGGTCACCCCGGAGGAGCGCCCCGCCTTCGGCCGCTCGTACCAGACGCCCTTCGCCGACGCGATCCGCAACGTGCTGAAGGTCCCCACGATCGCGGTCGGCGTGATCTCCTCGCCCGACGACGTGAACACGATCATCCTGTCCGGCCGGGCCGACCTGTGCGCCGTGGGCCGCGCCCACCTCTACGACCCGAACTGGACATTGCACGCCGCCGTCGAGCAGGACTACGACGGGCCGGGCGCGGTGTGGCCCGACCCGTGGCGGGCCGGGCGGCGCAAGCCCCAGACCGGGCGCTCCGACGGGCCGAAGCCGCGACTGGAGCTCATCCGGCGGCAGGCTTCGGACGGGCATCAGCGGTGGCGGCCGGCCACGCGCCCGATCGCACCAGTTCGCCGACCAGCCGGGTGA
- a CDS encoding LysR family transcriptional regulator, producing MELRQLTALVTVAEVGSVTKAAKLLHVVQPAVTRQIRLLEEELGVPLFQRTRHGMVPTPAAEVLIMRARRALRELDAARAELRPEPGEVAGIVSVGLLESVLDILAQPLTDAVARRHPGIELRLFTGYSGHLQQWLDTGEVDLSLLYNLSDTPSLSVVPLVREQLWAVAPPDAGLSADSPVAWATVLAQPLVLPVTGHGLRALIDRARSAVPMEPRTVVQTNSMLLQKKLVLAGHGWTVLPAAGVAADVAAGQLSGAPLTAPDVERSVVLGLQHRSRMLAPVEAVASTLTRLVGELVRSGAWPAATADARPKPAAG from the coding sequence GTGGAGCTCAGGCAGCTCACCGCCCTGGTCACGGTCGCCGAGGTCGGCAGCGTCACGAAGGCGGCCAAGCTCCTGCACGTCGTGCAGCCCGCGGTCACCCGCCAGATCCGCCTGCTCGAGGAGGAGCTCGGCGTGCCGCTGTTCCAGCGGACCCGCCACGGGATGGTGCCCACGCCCGCGGCCGAGGTGCTGATCATGCGGGCGCGCCGCGCGCTCCGCGAGCTGGACGCGGCACGCGCGGAGCTGCGGCCCGAGCCGGGCGAGGTCGCCGGCATCGTGAGCGTGGGCCTGCTGGAGAGCGTGCTCGACATCCTCGCCCAGCCGCTGACAGACGCCGTCGCGCGGCGCCACCCCGGCATCGAGCTGCGGCTGTTCACCGGCTACTCCGGCCACCTCCAGCAGTGGCTCGACACCGGTGAGGTCGACCTCTCGCTGCTCTACAACCTGAGCGACACGCCGTCGCTGTCGGTCGTCCCGCTGGTGCGCGAGCAGCTCTGGGCCGTGGCGCCGCCCGACGCAGGGCTCTCCGCAGACTCCCCCGTCGCATGGGCCACGGTGCTCGCCCAGCCGCTCGTCCTGCCGGTCACCGGCCACGGGCTGCGCGCGCTCATCGACAGAGCCCGCTCGGCCGTGCCCATGGAGCCGCGCACCGTCGTCCAGACCAACTCGATGCTGCTGCAGAAGAAGCTCGTCCTCGCCGGGCACGGCTGGACGGTGCTCCCCGCGGCGGGCGTCGCGGCGGACGTCGCGGCCGGGCAGCTGTCCGGCGCCCCGCTGACCGCGCCGGACGTGGAGCGCTCGGTGGTGCTCGGGCTGCAGCACCGCAGCCGCATGCTCGCCCCGGTCGAGGCGGTGGCGTCGACGCTCACCCGGCTGGTCGGCGAACTGGTGCGATCGGGCGCGTGGCCGGCCGCCACCGCTGATGCCCGTCCGAAGCCTGCCGCCGGATGA
- a CDS encoding MaoC family dehydratase N-terminal domain-containing protein has product MTSLTEVLEGWQPPSVEMTRRVDAWFAGAFADLLDAPRPGLLPPLWHWFVLLDHPAGTNTGADGHPADAPFLPPIPGRRRMFAGGRLRQDAPIPLGAWLSSRSAVSDVKVKTGRTGEMAFVTVRTELFVDEAVVGVEEQDIVYRSEPPGTPPRTLPPPETGGADPEGEWRVELDTDPVLLFRFSALTYNGHRIHYDQPYATQVEGYPGLVVHGPLLALLALELPRRRAPDRPVRSFEYRLVRPAIVGSRIVSAGRARGSDVDVVVAAQGAGPSLTAKVGLA; this is encoded by the coding sequence ATGACATCGCTGACCGAGGTGCTGGAAGGCTGGCAGCCACCATCGGTCGAGATGACGAGACGCGTCGACGCGTGGTTCGCCGGGGCGTTCGCGGACCTGCTCGACGCCCCGCGGCCCGGGCTGCTGCCGCCGCTGTGGCACTGGTTCGTACTGCTGGACCATCCCGCGGGAACGAACACCGGCGCCGACGGGCATCCGGCCGATGCGCCGTTCCTGCCGCCGATCCCGGGCCGGCGCCGGATGTTCGCGGGTGGCAGGCTCCGCCAGGACGCGCCGATCCCGCTGGGGGCCTGGCTGTCGAGCCGCTCCGCCGTCTCGGACGTCAAGGTGAAGACCGGCCGCACCGGCGAGATGGCGTTCGTGACCGTCCGGACGGAGCTGTTCGTGGACGAGGCGGTCGTCGGCGTCGAGGAGCAGGACATCGTCTACCGCTCCGAGCCGCCGGGTACACCGCCGCGCACGCTGCCGCCGCCGGAGACCGGTGGCGCCGACCCCGAGGGGGAGTGGCGGGTGGAGCTCGACACGGACCCGGTCCTGCTGTTCCGGTTCAGCGCCCTGACCTACAACGGGCACCGGATCCACTACGACCAGCCCTACGCCACGCAGGTCGAGGGGTATCCGGGCCTCGTCGTGCACGGCCCGCTGCTCGCGCTCCTCGCCCTGGAGCTCCCGCGCCGCCGCGCCCCCGACCGCCCGGTCCGGTCCTTCGAGTACCGGCTCGTGCGGCCGGCGATCGTCGGATCCCGGATCGTGAGCGCCGGCCGCGCACGGGGATCGGACGTGGACGTGGTGGTCGCCGCGCAGGGTGCGGGCCCGTCCCTGACGGCGAAGGTCGGTCTCGCATGA
- a CDS encoding CaiB/BaiF CoA-transferase family protein, whose amino-acid sequence MNPPLHGITVVSLEQAVAAPFATRQLADLGARVIKIERPDGGDFARGYDESVHGNSSYFVWLNRSKESLTLDVKAPEGRAVLGELLDRADVLVQNLGPGAAGRLGVDAAGLARSHPRVIPCTVSGWGTDGPWAGRKAYDLLVQAETGVLALTGTPEHAARVGISIADIAAGMYAYSGILTALLRRATTGEFSAVEVSLFEALAEWMGSPANYTAYGGRQPARSGADHATIAPYGPVATADGAVVLGLQNDREWRSLCAVVLGDAGLADDPRFVTNSARVEHRGELNALIEAKLADLDTEAASALLDEAGIANARLNQVRDFLDHPVLEKRERWLPVDVPGGTIAALRPPVDIAGVEPVMGPVPALGAHTDAILRELGRTDDQITSLRDRGVV is encoded by the coding sequence ATGAACCCGCCCCTGCACGGGATCACCGTCGTCAGCCTGGAGCAGGCGGTGGCCGCCCCGTTCGCCACCCGACAGCTCGCCGACCTCGGGGCGCGCGTCATCAAGATCGAGCGGCCCGACGGCGGCGATTTCGCGCGCGGCTACGACGAGTCCGTCCACGGCAACTCGAGCTACTTCGTCTGGCTGAACCGCTCGAAGGAGTCCCTGACGCTGGACGTGAAGGCGCCGGAGGGCCGGGCCGTGCTCGGTGAGCTGCTGGACCGCGCCGACGTGCTGGTGCAGAACCTCGGACCGGGCGCAGCCGGGCGGCTCGGCGTCGACGCGGCCGGCCTGGCGCGGTCGCACCCACGGGTGATCCCGTGCACGGTGTCGGGCTGGGGCACCGACGGCCCGTGGGCCGGCCGGAAGGCCTACGACCTGCTCGTGCAGGCCGAAACCGGGGTGCTCGCGCTCACCGGCACGCCCGAGCACGCCGCGCGGGTCGGCATCTCCATCGCCGACATCGCCGCGGGCATGTACGCCTACTCGGGGATCCTCACGGCGCTGCTGCGGCGCGCCACCACGGGCGAGTTCTCGGCGGTGGAGGTGTCGCTGTTCGAGGCGCTCGCCGAGTGGATGGGCTCCCCGGCCAACTACACCGCCTACGGGGGCCGGCAGCCCGCGAGGAGCGGTGCCGATCACGCCACCATCGCGCCGTACGGCCCGGTCGCCACCGCCGACGGCGCCGTCGTGCTCGGCCTGCAGAACGACCGGGAGTGGCGTTCGCTGTGCGCCGTGGTGCTCGGCGACGCCGGCCTCGCCGACGACCCGCGGTTCGTCACCAACTCGGCGCGGGTCGAGCACCGCGGCGAGCTGAACGCGCTGATCGAGGCCAAGCTGGCCGATCTGGACACGGAAGCCGCGTCGGCCCTGCTCGACGAGGCCGGGATCGCCAACGCCCGGCTGAACCAGGTGCGGGACTTCCTCGACCACCCGGTGCTCGAGAAGCGCGAGCGCTGGCTGCCGGTCGACGTGCCCGGCGGCACGATCGCGGCACTGCGCCCGCCGGTCGACATCGCGGGCGTCGAACCGGTCATGGGACCGGTCCCCGCGCTCGGCGCCCACACCGACGCGATCCTGCGCGAGCTCGGCCGCACCGACGATCAGATCACGTCGCTGCGCGACCGCGGTGTGGTCTGA
- a CDS encoding acyl-CoA dehydrogenase family protein — MNTEERAIVEVVREFVDHDVRPVVRELEHANTYPEKLIEQMKQLGIYGLVVPEPWGEVAVSMPCYALVTAELARGWMSLAGAMGGHTVVAKLLVAFGTKEQQDRYLPRMATGEIRATMALTEPGGGSDLQAMTTVARRDGDSYVVDGAKTWISNARRSELIALLCKTDPAAEPKHRGVSILLIEHGPGLTVSQDLPKLGYKGVESCELRFDDMRVPTDALLGGVEGRGFAQMMKGLETGRIQVASRALGVAQAAFDDALRYAQERESFGKPIWQHQSIGNYLADMATKITAARQLILHAADRFDAGERADMEAGMAKLFASEVAMEVALNAVRIHGGYGYSTEYDVERYFRDAPLMIVGEGTNEIQRNVIAAQLVKRGGLGRA, encoded by the coding sequence ATGAACACGGAAGAGCGGGCGATCGTCGAGGTCGTGCGCGAGTTCGTCGACCACGACGTCCGGCCGGTCGTCCGCGAGCTGGAGCACGCCAACACCTACCCCGAGAAGCTCATCGAACAGATGAAGCAGCTCGGGATCTACGGTCTCGTCGTGCCAGAGCCGTGGGGCGAGGTGGCGGTGTCGATGCCCTGCTACGCGCTGGTCACCGCCGAGCTCGCCCGCGGCTGGATGAGCCTCGCGGGGGCGATGGGCGGCCACACGGTCGTCGCGAAGCTGCTCGTCGCGTTCGGGACGAAGGAGCAGCAGGACCGCTACCTGCCGCGGATGGCCACCGGCGAGATCCGCGCCACGATGGCGCTCACCGAGCCCGGCGGCGGCTCGGACCTGCAGGCGATGACGACGGTCGCCCGCCGCGACGGTGACTCCTACGTGGTCGACGGGGCGAAGACCTGGATCAGCAACGCGCGCCGCTCGGAGCTGATCGCGCTGCTGTGCAAGACCGACCCGGCCGCGGAGCCGAAGCACAGGGGCGTGTCGATCCTGCTGATCGAGCACGGGCCCGGCTTGACCGTCTCCCAGGATCTGCCCAAGCTCGGCTACAAGGGCGTCGAGTCCTGTGAGCTGCGGTTCGACGACATGCGAGTCCCCACCGACGCGCTGCTCGGCGGCGTGGAGGGCCGCGGGTTCGCGCAGATGATGAAGGGCCTCGAAACCGGCCGGATCCAGGTGGCCTCGCGGGCCCTCGGCGTCGCGCAGGCGGCCTTCGACGACGCGCTGCGCTACGCCCAGGAGCGGGAGAGCTTCGGCAAGCCGATCTGGCAGCACCAGTCGATCGGCAACTACCTCGCGGACATGGCCACCAAGATCACCGCGGCCCGGCAGCTGATCCTGCACGCGGCCGATCGGTTCGACGCGGGGGAGCGCGCCGACATGGAGGCCGGCATGGCGAAGCTGTTCGCCTCCGAGGTGGCGATGGAGGTGGCGCTGAACGCGGTGCGCATCCACGGTGGCTACGGCTACTCCACCGAGTACGACGTCGAGCGCTACTTCCGCGACGCGCCGCTGATGATCGTGGGGGAGGGGACGAACGAGATCCAGCGCAACGTCATCGCCGCGCAGCTGGTCAAGCGGGGAGGGCTGGGGAGGGCGTAG
- a CDS encoding helix-turn-helix transcriptional regulator, translated as MDTDRAGDGWNALADGTRRAIVSRLAEGPQAVGQLAAQLPVTRSAVSQHLKILKNAGLVSEHPVGTRRIYRLNPTAVAALRDQLDTFWQRALTSYVDVAEEPTEESS; from the coding sequence GTGGATACTGACCGAGCGGGAGACGGCTGGAACGCGCTGGCGGACGGCACCAGGCGCGCCATCGTCAGCCGCCTCGCCGAGGGACCGCAGGCCGTGGGACAACTCGCCGCGCAACTGCCCGTCACCAGATCCGCGGTCTCCCAGCACCTGAAGATCCTCAAGAACGCCGGCCTGGTCAGTGAGCACCCGGTCGGCACGCGACGGATCTACCGGCTCAACCCGACGGCGGTGGCCGCGTTGCGCGATCAGCTCGACACCTTCTGGCAGCGGGCGCTGACCAGCTACGTGGACGTCGCCGAAGAACCGACGGAGGAGAGTTCATGA
- a CDS encoding SRPBCC family protein: protein MTRTDATVVRKQIVVNAAITQAFTAFTERFGDFKPPEHNLLHASIAETVFEPRVGGHIYDRATDGSECRWARILAYEPPHRVVFSWDIGPQWQVETDPELTSEVEVRFVSEGPNRTRVELEHRHLDRHGPGWQSVGEGVDGDLGWPLYLARYAALFEQES from the coding sequence ATGACCCGAACCGACGCCACGGTGGTCCGGAAGCAGATCGTGGTCAACGCGGCGATCACGCAGGCTTTCACGGCGTTCACCGAACGATTCGGCGACTTCAAACCACCGGAACACAACCTGCTCCACGCGTCGATCGCCGAGACGGTGTTCGAGCCGCGCGTCGGCGGGCACATCTACGACCGCGCGACCGACGGCAGCGAGTGCCGGTGGGCACGCATCCTCGCCTACGAGCCGCCGCACCGCGTGGTGTTCAGCTGGGACATCGGCCCGCAGTGGCAGGTCGAGACCGATCCGGAACTGACCAGTGAGGTCGAGGTTCGGTTCGTCAGCGAGGGTCCGAACCGAACCCGGGTCGAACTGGAGCACCGCCATCTCGACCGGCACGGTCCCGGTTGGCAGTCGGTCGGCGAGGGCGTCGACGGCGACCTGGGCTGGCCGCTGTACCTCGCTCGATACGCCGCCCTGTTCGAGCAGGAGAGCTGA
- a CDS encoding YciI family protein: MASTFAVIYTYTDDTALREATRPTHRDYLRGLADEGALLVAGAWAPAEAPGGLLIFRAEDKAAVQAIVDKDPYTTAGVVAGADIREWVPPLGPVAAQLSGQ; this comes from the coding sequence ATGGCCTCGACCTTCGCCGTGATCTACACCTACACCGACGATACCGCCCTCCGGGAGGCCACACGTCCCACGCACCGGGACTACCTGCGAGGTCTCGCCGACGAGGGTGCATTGCTCGTCGCAGGCGCCTGGGCGCCGGCCGAGGCGCCCGGCGGCCTGCTGATCTTCCGGGCCGAGGACAAGGCCGCAGTGCAGGCGATCGTGGACAAGGACCCGTACACGACGGCCGGGGTCGTCGCCGGTGCGGACATCCGGGAGTGGGTGCCGCCGCTCGGGCCGGTGGCGGCACAGCTCAGCGGGCAGTAG
- a CDS encoding YciI family protein yields MTIYAVTYRYSDDVATRDRVRPEHREYLRGLADRGFLLLSGPFGPDEPAGGLLIFRAEDKDEVTALIEKDPFTVTGVITSSEAVEWTPVIGPLRSGIA; encoded by the coding sequence ATGACGATCTACGCGGTCACCTACCGGTACTCCGACGACGTGGCCACGCGCGACCGGGTGCGTCCCGAGCACCGTGAGTACCTGCGTGGGCTCGCCGACCGCGGATTCCTCCTGCTGTCCGGCCCGTTCGGACCGGACGAGCCCGCCGGCGGGCTGCTGATCTTCCGTGCCGAGGACAAGGACGAGGTCACCGCGCTGATCGAGAAGGATCCGTTCACCGTCACCGGTGTGATCACGTCGAGCGAGGCGGTGGAGTGGACCCCGGTGATCGGCCCGTTGCGGTCGGGCATCGCATGA
- a CDS encoding SDR family oxidoreductase, whose amino-acid sequence MKPYRFAGRTAVVTGAGSGIGEQLARALAERGSHLVLLERDKERLDRVSTSIRAAHPGIAVSETQVDLADRDATTAVARQIVGGHPRIDLLINNAGVALAGRFDEVTLEEFEWVLEVNFHAPVVLTHHLLPSMEAGAHLVNVSSLYGLISPPGQSAYSASKFALRGFSQVLRSELADRGIGVTTVHPGGINTRIAADARVGSRVDREEFAVGVKQFSRLLTYPPERAAADILRAVERRKARLLIAANAKIPDVLARLFPVGHMTAIARVLSR is encoded by the coding sequence ATGAAGCCGTATCGGTTCGCGGGGCGCACGGCGGTCGTCACCGGCGCGGGCAGCGGGATCGGCGAGCAGCTCGCACGTGCCCTCGCCGAGCGCGGAAGCCACCTCGTGCTCCTCGAGCGGGACAAGGAGCGCCTGGACCGGGTGTCGACATCGATCCGTGCCGCTCACCCGGGAATCGCGGTGTCGGAGACCCAGGTCGACCTGGCTGACCGCGACGCCACCACCGCGGTGGCGCGGCAGATCGTCGGGGGCCATCCGCGGATCGACCTGCTGATCAACAACGCGGGGGTGGCGCTCGCCGGCCGGTTCGACGAGGTCACCCTCGAGGAGTTCGAGTGGGTGCTGGAGGTGAACTTCCACGCGCCGGTGGTACTCACCCACCACCTCCTGCCCTCCATGGAGGCGGGCGCCCACCTGGTGAACGTCTCCAGCCTCTACGGCCTGATCTCCCCGCCCGGCCAGTCCGCGTACTCCGCCTCGAAGTTCGCACTGCGCGGCTTCAGTCAGGTCCTGCGTTCCGAGCTCGCCGACCGGGGGATCGGGGTGACCACGGTCCACCCCGGCGGTATCAACACGAGGATCGCGGCGGACGCGCGCGTCGGTTCCAGAGTCGACCGCGAGGAGTTCGCGGTCGGGGTGAAGCAGTTCTCCCGGTTGCTGACCTACCCGCCCGAACGTGCCGCCGCCGACATCCTCCGCGCCGTCGAACGGCGGAAGGCCCGGCTGCTCATCGCCGCGAACGCGAAGATCCCCGACGTCCTCGCGCGCCTGTTCCCGGTAGGCCACATGACGGCGATCGCGCGGGTGCTTTCCCGATGA